The sequence CGGAATTCCGCGTCGGCGGTCCGGACGCCCACGGCACGGCCTCCCTCCCGGATGAGTCCCTTGACGTTCACGCCCTCGCGGACGTCCACGCCCGCCTGCTTGGCCATGTCCATGAGCGCGTTGTCGTACGTCACCCGGTCGCACACGAACCCGGGCGGTTTGGGCCGGCCCATGTCCCCGGTAAAGGGGATGGAAACTTCGGTCCCGTCGGGCGAACTGAACGTGGCGCCAAACGCCACCACGTTGTCCGTCTGCTTCACCTTGTCCAGCATGCCCAGTTCAGCCAGCACGTCAACCGACTTGCCGCTGATGGCGTCCCCGCAAATCTTGTCGCGGGGAAAGGTGTCCTTGTCCAGGAGGAGCACGTGCAGGCCACCCCGCGCCATGAGCGTGGCTGCCGTCGTACCGCCGGGTCCGCCTCCTACTACAATTGCATCATGCATGAACACGCACCGGAAAAAAACAACAAAGGGCAAGCGATCCGTATCGCGACGCTACAACCTCCTACCGCTGCTGCCTTCCGGCCCTGACGGAATTCAGAGGGAGCTGTCCGTACGGGACTTGCCCTTTGGAAGCTGCCCAACACGCGGAGCCGACCTTGGTTCCGGGGTCCATGTTGTAGATTGCGACGTTTCACACGGTCATCACGTCCCCATGCCTACGGAGCTCATCTGGTTGCCCATCCTGCCTGGACTGGTCTATGTCGTGGGCCTGACGGCGTTTGTTGTGGGGGATGCGATGAACCGGCGCCGAAGCCATCGTCTCGCCCGCGTGGACGTGGGCGAATCCGGCATGGCGCCTGCGCCTGTCGATGCGCCGCGAACCTCCGTCATCGTTCCCGCCCGGAACGAGGCTGCAGGTATTTCAGCCTGCCTCGAGTCCATCCTTGCCTGCGACTGGCCGCGCGGAAGCCTGGAAGTGGTGGTCGTGGACGACCACTCGACCGACGGGACGGCAGACGTGGTGCGGAGCGTCCAGGCGCGGCACCCGGACGTGGACATCCTGCTCGTCGAAATGGCCCTCGTCGCCGACGCGGCCGTTCCGCGCGGCCACAAGAAACGGGCGGTGGCCGAAGCCATTGCGCGTTCGACCGGGGACATCCTGCTCGTCACCGATGCCGACACCTCGGTACCGCCTGACTGGATCCGGCTCATGGTGGCGCACCTCGGTCCGGGCGTCGGGTGCGTGGCCGGCCCCATCGCTTACACAAATGGCGGCTGGCTCGGTCCGGTCGTGGCGCTGGAATATGCCGGTTTGCAGGGGATTGCCTCGGGCGCCATCGGGCTGGGGAGGCCCATCCTGAGTTTCGGCGCATCGAGTGGCTACCGGCGGGACGCCCTCCGGGACGTGGGGGGCTTCGACGGGCTGTACGGCGTATCGTCCGGGGACGATGCCCTCCTCATGCAGCGGATGGCCTACGAATCCGCGTGGCGCGTGGCCTGGTGCGCCCACCCCGGCGCCATCGTACGCACGGCCCCGCCGGCCACCGCGCAGGCCTTCTGGCAACAACGCCGCCGGTGGATAACGGGCACGGTCCATTACGCGCCGTCGGCCCTCGCGTACAGCCTGGCCATCTACCTGTTCATCCTGAGTCTGCCCGTGTACGCCGTTGGCGGCCTGTTCTGGCCTGTGCTGTGGGCACCGCTCGGCGTGGGCATGGGGCTGAAGGTGTTGGGAGAGGGCCTCATGCTGTTCCGGGCGGCCGGGTTCTTCGGCATCCGCCGGTCGTGGCCGCTCTTTCTGCCCGCCCAACCGCTGCAGATCGCCTACATCATCGGCGTCGTGCTCTCGGGGCTGACCAGGCCCATCCACTGGAAAGACCGCGCGCTCGACCGATGAAACCCACCCCCATCTCCAAAAGGACTCCGACGCTCGT comes from Rhodothermales bacterium and encodes:
- a CDS encoding glycosyltransferase; translated protein: MPTELIWLPILPGLVYVVGLTAFVVGDAMNRRRSHRLARVDVGESGMAPAPVDAPRTSVIVPARNEAAGISACLESILACDWPRGSLEVVVVDDHSTDGTADVVRSVQARHPDVDILLVEMALVADAAVPRGHKKRAVAEAIARSTGDILLVTDADTSVPPDWIRLMVAHLGPGVGCVAGPIAYTNGGWLGPVVALEYAGLQGIASGAIGLGRPILSFGASSGYRRDALRDVGGFDGLYGVSSGDDALLMQRMAYESAWRVAWCAHPGAIVRTAPPATAQAFWQQRRRWITGTVHYAPSALAYSLAIYLFILSLPVYAVGGLFWPVLWAPLGVGMGLKVLGEGLMLFRAAGFFGIRRSWPLFLPAQPLQIAYIIGVVLSGLTRPIHWKDRALDR